One Turneriella parva DSM 21527 genomic region harbors:
- a CDS encoding thymidine phosphorylase yields the protein MNEIIARKKAGLKLTKAEIDRVVKGVTTGEIPDYQITALLMAICFQGMDVEERSQLTRAMAESGKRLDFSAVKGVKVDKHSTGGVGDKTSLMLAPWLAAAGRKVPMISGRGLGFTGGTLDKLAAIPGYYFEHEQARLTAHLNTTGCFIIGQSADIAPADKKIYALRDVTATVDEISLITASILSKKLTEDLDVLVMDVKCGSGAFMQNLKDARALATSIANTANKAGVKTTCLITAMDFPLGRYTGNTIETWEAFEFCKPTGIYLETAEKLFVKKAKLNREELLVASLVEITVELAVAMLEPASRTNLKARKNALASLMGLWRSGALRQKMEAWVKAQLGDVAGLEKKAENILKAFAANDTKTVYNYRAPAAGYFSHADSRAIGNLMVDLGAGRKKSTDAVVDQVSLEMLKYPGEPVKKGESLLRIYKEDLQANDCKQVDAVCKLALKIGKSKPKIAKNILARI from the coding sequence ATGAATGAAATTATTGCGCGTAAAAAAGCGGGCCTTAAACTCACGAAAGCTGAAATCGACCGCGTGGTGAAGGGCGTCACCACCGGCGAAATACCCGATTACCAGATTACTGCATTGCTCATGGCAATCTGCTTTCAGGGAATGGATGTTGAGGAGCGCTCGCAGCTCACCAGGGCGATGGCCGAAAGCGGTAAGCGGCTCGACTTCTCTGCCGTTAAAGGCGTGAAGGTCGACAAACATTCTACCGGCGGCGTCGGTGACAAAACGTCGCTCATGCTCGCCCCCTGGCTCGCCGCCGCCGGCCGCAAGGTGCCGATGATCTCGGGCCGCGGCCTTGGCTTCACCGGCGGCACACTCGATAAACTCGCCGCAATACCGGGCTATTACTTTGAACACGAGCAGGCGCGCCTGACTGCGCATCTCAACACCACAGGTTGTTTTATCATCGGTCAGAGCGCCGACATCGCGCCTGCAGATAAAAAAATCTATGCGCTGCGCGACGTCACCGCAACGGTCGATGAAATATCTCTCATCACCGCTTCGATTCTGAGCAAGAAACTCACCGAAGACCTCGACGTACTCGTTATGGACGTCAAATGCGGCAGCGGGGCGTTCATGCAGAATTTGAAAGACGCACGCGCACTCGCAACTTCGATCGCCAATACCGCAAACAAGGCCGGGGTCAAAACCACCTGCCTCATCACCGCGATGGATTTTCCGCTCGGGCGCTATACTGGCAACACAATCGAGACCTGGGAGGCCTTCGAGTTCTGCAAACCCACTGGAATCTATCTGGAAACCGCAGAAAAACTTTTTGTCAAAAAGGCGAAACTCAACCGCGAAGAACTGCTGGTAGCTTCTCTCGTCGAAATCACTGTCGAACTCGCGGTCGCCATGCTCGAGCCTGCGTCGCGCACAAACTTAAAGGCCCGCAAGAATGCCTTGGCGTCGCTGATGGGCCTGTGGCGCAGCGGCGCCCTGAGGCAGAAGATGGAAGCCTGGGTCAAGGCACAGCTGGGCGACGTGGCGGGCCTCGAAAAGAAGGCTGAAAATATTCTAAAGGCGTTCGCGGCGAACGATACCAAAACTGTTTACAACTACCGCGCTCCGGCGGCTGGCTACTTCTCTCACGCCGACAGCCGGGCGATTGGCAACCTTATGGTCGATCTGGGCGCCGGTCGCAAAAAATCGACCGACGCGGTGGTCGACCAGGTCTCGCTCGAAATGCTGAAATACCCTGGCGAACCGGTCAAGAAAGGCGAGAGCCTGCTGCGTATTTATAAAGAAGACCTGCAAGCAAACGATTGTAAACAGGTTGATGCCGTCTGTAAACTGGCTCTCAAGATTGGCAAATCGAAGCCGAAAATTGCGAAAAATATATTAGCCCGCATCTGA
- a CDS encoding YaaR family protein produces the protein MQQVQPSHLRPATGDLAQRAGISHAQAGEKNSAAAAQSGFSGMVSQILQKKTATQRGSTLEDLMANLDNDERDFADAPSRDRYEKYKQTVKLLCNMLIQRSYRLQGWEDKRQRRYEIIKTIDTRLAQLYSGLMRRNQDVVIALHLMGQIRGLIFDLRA, from the coding sequence ATGCAGCAGGTGCAGCCATCGCACTTAAGACCCGCAACGGGTGATCTTGCACAGCGCGCCGGAATCTCACATGCCCAGGCAGGCGAAAAAAACAGCGCAGCTGCTGCGCAATCGGGCTTCTCAGGCATGGTCTCGCAGATTCTACAGAAGAAGACGGCGACACAGCGGGGTAGCACCCTCGAAGATCTGATGGCGAACCTCGACAACGACGAACGCGACTTTGCCGATGCCCCTTCGCGTGATCGTTATGAAAAATACAAGCAGACGGTGAAACTTCTCTGCAACATGCTCATTCAGCGCAGCTACCGCCTGCAGGGCTGGGAAGACAAACGCCAGCGTCGCTACGAAATCATCAAGACCATCGACACGCGACTGGCGCAGCTTTACAGCGGCCTCATGCGCCGCAACCAGGACGTCGTGATCGCGCTGCACCTCATGGGGCAGATTCGCGGATTGATTTTTGATCTACGCGCTTAA
- a CDS encoding bactofilin family protein, whose translation MKKQIDAVAVISSYVGQGDSFHGDFQLTGALRVDGTVSGTVRSTTQVIIGPTGHVKTNVEADSVIVSGRVDGNIYALDFVHLMKNARVMGDIVAANLLVDEGVIFEGRARINHLNVGS comes from the coding sequence ATGAAAAAACAGATAGATGCGGTCGCGGTCATTTCGAGTTACGTCGGGCAAGGCGACAGCTTTCATGGCGATTTTCAGCTCACAGGCGCATTGCGCGTCGACGGTACCGTCAGCGGCACCGTGCGCTCGACGACGCAGGTGATTATCGGGCCCACGGGTCATGTGAAAACCAATGTCGAAGCCGATAGCGTCATCGTCTCAGGTCGTGTCGATGGTAATATCTATGCGCTCGATTTCGTGCACCTGATGAAAAACGCGCGAGTCATGGGTGACATCGTCGCCGCAAATCTTTTGGTCGATGAAGGCGTCATCTTTGAAGGCCGGGCGCGCATTAATCATTTGAACGTCGGTAGCTGA